The following are encoded together in the Pseudodesulfovibrio indicus genome:
- a CDS encoding glycosyltransferase family 2 protein: protein MKNSLVSIILPTFNRAEFLPRALDSVLAQSYGNWECLVIDDGSTDGTDAVLARYTDPRITSFRQENQGVSGARNAGIARCRGDVMALLDSDDEWMERKLEAQLGYMADKGFEISQTEEIWVRNGKRVNQPARYARPEGWFFDASLEMCLISPSCTMFTRRAWEVMGPFDTAMPSCEDYDMWLRACLHFPVGLVREPLTVKHGGRADQLSVCVPCADLHRIRALVKILQSRKLDDGQRESALDALRRKVEIYMQGCEKRDKKEEADRVWTLFCMVRDGKEIPLNTLS, encoded by the coding sequence ATGAAAAACAGTCTTGTATCCATCATATTGCCGACTTTCAACCGGGCGGAATTCCTGCCTCGCGCGCTGGACTCGGTCCTGGCCCAGAGCTACGGCAACTGGGAGTGCCTCGTCATCGACGACGGCTCCACCGACGGCACGGACGCGGTCCTGGCCCGGTACACCGATCCGCGCATCACGAGCTTCCGCCAGGAGAACCAGGGGGTGTCCGGGGCGCGCAACGCGGGCATCGCCCGGTGCCGGGGCGACGTCATGGCGTTGCTCGATTCCGACGACGAATGGATGGAGCGCAAGCTGGAGGCCCAGCTCGGCTACATGGCGGACAAGGGATTCGAGATATCCCAGACCGAAGAGATTTGGGTCCGCAACGGCAAGCGGGTCAACCAGCCCGCCCGGTATGCCCGGCCCGAGGGTTGGTTCTTTGATGCCTCCCTGGAGATGTGCCTGATCAGCCCGTCGTGCACCATGTTCACCCGGCGCGCCTGGGAGGTCATGGGACCCTTCGACACGGCCATGCCGTCCTGCGAGGACTACGACATGTGGCTGCGCGCCTGCCTTCACTTCCCGGTGGGGCTGGTCCGGGAGCCGCTGACGGTCAAGCACGGCGGCAGGGCGGACCAGTTGTCCGTGTGCGTTCCCTGCGCCGACCTGCACCGCATACGGGCTTTGGTAAAAATCCTGCAAAGCCGAAAACTTGACGACGGGCAGCGCGAGTCGGCCCTGGACGCCCTGCGACGCAAGGTGGAGATATATATGCAAGGGTGCGAAAAGAGAGACAAAAAGGAAGAGGCAGACCGCGTTTGGACCCTGTTTTGCATGGTCCGCGACGGGAAAGAAATTCCCTTGAATACGTTGTCTTAG
- a CDS encoding tetratricopeptide repeat protein → MPILAKLLDNLPEISQSRLVASGFGVWLAWRGDLNNTVTNTLQEYGALCVAKDTDQGLWYCNTTEVFRAIARLQVWARVNPMPVFCQIVPLTFLVGYDLSHSVSLSVELDRQKVASPTAFEVVVHPKLKDEVHTVHGLTTESAGPMEGLANVEWLRLVADQGLDYESTRRWYFIIKPLGKMSDKESILGWRDFSADIIEVLQRLGLKYISDIKEGAILLPLDNFRLLWTFCTEMMNLIRRNKEAADKKYWPVVMVATPQANLPFSSDLPRKVGLDWNRMTPDFPHVRFMDGFLLNPWFRMNEARFGTSQINLDSWCTLALRDGEEGMDYGTLQVPMPNALAGAEGAVECFYCGLKNHPPSQCPSKRLSAPQPQIWHLLAKTNLDDLASGFAGLDSEISEGNFRADIQRVMEERKDAKSLTARAVFEINASVQLRTLKLVWRSRNKEWDDGFKQLAPQEGEYIWEALEALEQGQMEDAERLLKEAQAKYPRSYQPQSLWGYWYLEQGDLSQAMFHWQEAERMSYTPCNRRPWPCSRRGSWKWRATSRTP, encoded by the coding sequence GTGCCGATCCTAGCCAAACTCTTGGATAATCTCCCCGAAATCAGCCAGTCCAGGCTGGTGGCCTCCGGTTTCGGCGTCTGGCTGGCCTGGAGGGGCGACCTGAACAACACGGTCACCAACACCCTGCAGGAGTACGGCGCGCTGTGCGTGGCCAAGGACACGGATCAGGGACTCTGGTACTGCAACACCACCGAGGTTTTCCGGGCCATCGCCCGGCTCCAGGTCTGGGCCCGCGTGAACCCCATGCCCGTGTTCTGTCAGATCGTGCCCCTGACCTTCCTGGTGGGGTACGACCTGTCGCATTCGGTGTCGCTCTCCGTGGAGCTGGACCGGCAGAAGGTTGCCTCTCCGACCGCCTTCGAGGTGGTGGTTCACCCCAAGCTCAAGGACGAGGTCCACACCGTCCACGGCCTGACCACGGAATCCGCCGGGCCCATGGAGGGGCTGGCCAACGTGGAGTGGCTGCGGCTGGTGGCGGACCAGGGACTGGACTATGAATCCACCCGCCGCTGGTACTTCATCATCAAGCCGCTGGGAAAGATGTCCGACAAGGAGAGCATCCTCGGCTGGCGCGATTTTTCCGCGGACATCATCGAGGTGCTCCAGCGGCTCGGGCTGAAATACATTTCCGACATCAAGGAAGGGGCGATCCTCCTGCCCCTGGACAATTTCCGGCTCCTGTGGACCTTCTGCACCGAGATGATGAACCTCATCCGGCGCAACAAGGAGGCTGCGGACAAGAAGTACTGGCCCGTGGTCATGGTGGCCACCCCCCAGGCCAACCTGCCGTTTTCCTCGGACCTGCCCCGCAAGGTCGGCCTGGACTGGAACCGGATGACCCCGGATTTCCCGCACGTACGGTTCATGGACGGCTTCCTGCTTAACCCCTGGTTCCGCATGAACGAGGCCCGCTTCGGCACCAGTCAGATCAACCTCGATTCCTGGTGCACCCTGGCCCTGCGCGACGGCGAGGAGGGCATGGACTACGGCACCCTTCAGGTGCCCATGCCCAACGCCCTGGCCGGAGCGGAAGGCGCCGTCGAGTGCTTCTACTGCGGCCTGAAGAACCATCCGCCCTCCCAATGCCCGTCCAAGCGGCTGTCCGCGCCCCAGCCCCAGATCTGGCATCTGCTGGCCAAGACCAACCTGGACGATTTGGCCTCGGGCTTCGCGGGGCTTGATTCCGAAATCAGCGAAGGCAATTTCCGGGCCGACATCCAGCGGGTCATGGAGGAGCGCAAGGACGCCAAGAGCCTCACGGCCCGCGCGGTCTTCGAGATCAACGCTTCGGTTCAGCTGCGGACCCTGAAGCTGGTCTGGCGCAGCCGGAACAAGGAATGGGACGATGGCTTCAAGCAACTGGCCCCCCAGGAGGGCGAATACATCTGGGAGGCACTGGAAGCCCTGGAACAAGGGCAGATGGAGGATGCCGAGCGGCTGCTCAAGGAGGCGCAGGCCAAATATCCCAGGAGTTACCAGCCGCAGTCCCTGTGGGGTTACTGGTATCTGGAGCAGGGCGACCTGAGCCAGGCCATGTTCCATTGGCAGGAGGCGGAGCGCATGAGCTACACCCCCTGCAACAGGCGACCATGGCCATGCTCCAGGCGCGGCTCATGGAAGTGGAGGGCAACCTCAAGGACGCCGTGA
- the gpmA gene encoding 2,3-diphosphoglycerate-dependent phosphoglycerate mutase yields MHKLVLIRHGQSEWNLENRFTGWTDVDLTEQGVREALDGAKLLKEAGLTFDVAYTSVLKRAVRTLWRVLDEMDLMWLPVHRTWRLNERHYGALQGLNKAETAKKYGDDQVFVWRRSFDTPPPGLDPGDERFPGRDRRYADLAPDELPRCESLKTTIERTMPYWFETIAPQVQAGRRVLIVAHGNSLRGLVKYLDSMSDEAITTLNIPTGLPLVYELNHDLTPVRHYYLGDQEAAAKAAEAVANQAKGG; encoded by the coding sequence ATGCACAAGCTGGTACTGATCCGACACGGACAGAGTGAATGGAACCTGGAGAACCGGTTCACCGGCTGGACCGACGTGGACCTGACCGAGCAGGGCGTCCGAGAGGCCCTGGACGGCGCCAAACTCCTCAAGGAGGCGGGGCTGACCTTTGACGTTGCCTACACCTCTGTGCTCAAGCGGGCCGTCCGCACCCTGTGGCGCGTGCTGGACGAGATGGACCTTATGTGGCTGCCCGTGCACCGCACCTGGCGGCTGAACGAGCGGCACTACGGCGCGCTTCAGGGGCTGAACAAGGCCGAGACCGCCAAGAAATACGGCGACGACCAGGTCTTTGTCTGGCGGCGCAGCTTCGACACCCCGCCGCCCGGGCTGGACCCAGGCGACGAGCGGTTTCCCGGCCGCGACCGGCGTTACGCCGATCTCGCCCCGGACGAGCTGCCGCGCTGCGAGAGCCTCAAGACCACCATCGAGCGGACCATGCCCTACTGGTTCGAGACCATCGCCCCCCAGGTACAGGCCGGGCGGCGGGTGCTCATCGTGGCCCACGGCAACTCCCTGCGCGGGCTGGTCAAGTACCTGGATTCCATGTCCGACGAGGCGATCACCACCCTGAACATCCCCACCGGGCTGCCGCTGGTCTACGAGCTGAACCACGACCTGACCCCCGTGCGCCATTACTACCTGGGCGATCAGGAGGCCGCGGCCAAGGCCGCCGAAGCGGTTGCCAACCAGGCCAAGGGAGGGTAA
- the mutY gene encoding A/G-specific adenine glycosylase, with the protein MDGNGFTTQLLAWYDAGKRDLPWRRDPDPYAVWVSEIMAQQTQIDRVVEYHNRWMARFPDIRSLAEAGEEDVLNLWEGLGYYTRARNLHRAAALVMDEFGGDFPADYADIRALPGVGDYTAGAVASIAFGLPEPAVDANVLRVFARLLDVAAPVRSREGRAVIEQAVRELIPEDRPGDFNQAIMELGALVCRKNPDCAGCPVRDHCAALARGTVAERPVLPAPKEVIRIDMATGVLLHEGRVLIQKRKPDDVWPGLWEFPGGCIEQGETPELALAREYMEEVELRVRPVEKITVVRYSYTRYRVTMHCFLCAFDGDPAPPVFNEAVEGGFVPPARLDGYAFPSGHRRLAETMRADVRFAHLFDS; encoded by the coding sequence ATGGACGGGAACGGATTCACCACACAACTCCTCGCCTGGTACGACGCGGGCAAACGGGACCTGCCCTGGCGGCGGGACCCCGATCCCTACGCCGTCTGGGTTTCCGAGATCATGGCCCAGCAGACCCAGATCGACCGGGTGGTGGAGTACCACAACCGCTGGATGGCCCGCTTCCCGGACATCCGCTCCCTGGCAGAGGCCGGGGAGGAGGACGTGCTCAACCTCTGGGAGGGGCTCGGCTACTACACCCGCGCCCGCAACCTGCACCGCGCCGCCGCCCTGGTCATGGACGAGTTCGGCGGCGATTTCCCCGCCGACTACGCGGACATCCGCGCCCTGCCGGGCGTGGGCGACTACACCGCCGGGGCCGTGGCCTCCATCGCCTTCGGATTGCCCGAGCCCGCCGTGGACGCCAACGTGCTGCGGGTCTTCGCCCGGCTCCTGGACGTGGCCGCACCGGTGCGCTCCAGGGAGGGGCGCGCGGTCATCGAGCAGGCCGTCCGCGAACTGATCCCCGAGGACCGGCCCGGCGACTTCAACCAGGCAATCATGGAGCTGGGCGCGCTGGTCTGCCGCAAGAACCCGGACTGCGCCGGCTGCCCCGTGCGCGACCATTGCGCGGCCCTGGCCCGGGGCACCGTGGCCGAGCGGCCCGTGCTGCCCGCGCCCAAGGAGGTCATCCGCATCGACATGGCCACCGGGGTGCTGCTCCACGAGGGCAGGGTGCTCATCCAGAAGCGCAAGCCGGACGACGTCTGGCCCGGTCTGTGGGAGTTCCCGGGCGGGTGCATCGAGCAGGGCGAGACCCCGGAGCTGGCCCTGGCCCGCGAATACATGGAAGAGGTGGAGCTGCGCGTGCGCCCGGTGGAGAAGATCACCGTGGTCCGCTACAGCTATACCCGCTACCGGGTGACCATGCACTGCTTCCTGTGCGCCTTTGACGGCGATCCCGCGCCCCCGGTCTTCAACGAGGCCGTGGAGGGCGGGTTCGTGCCTCCGGCGCGCCTCGACGGCTACGCCTTCCCCTCGGGCCACCGACGGCTGGCCGAGACCATGCGCGCCGACGTCCGCTTCGCCCATCTGTTCGATTCCTGA
- a CDS encoding PAS domain-containing protein, with protein sequence METAQFEKWDTYLVHEHELIERAMAVLKQNLDALEQGRHDPTQLTRALDFLLEFGDKVHNRKEEDHLFPLMHQKGIPVEGGPLGVMLREHEAERELLARMMLAVPGLDTLSPEERDNFCREGMDYLRIRAEHIWKENDVLYAMGRQVLSPDEGAGLVDAFNAIDLAAYGNRAKENFLAMIEEMESVGKMRTRLVENLTPDQLHGILETLPFEVTFVDAEDTVAYFNKLDKPKIFARTRSVVGRKVQKCHPQKSVDTVEKIVEGFKAGTHDKAEFWIDMGEETILIRYFPVYGDDGTYLGVCEVTQEVGWIRRLQGQKRLLDW encoded by the coding sequence AGCAGAACCTCGACGCCCTGGAACAGGGACGGCACGACCCGACGCAGCTGACCCGCGCACTGGATTTCCTGCTGGAGTTCGGGGACAAGGTCCACAACCGCAAGGAGGAGGACCATCTCTTCCCGCTGATGCACCAAAAGGGCATCCCGGTGGAGGGCGGCCCCCTGGGGGTCATGCTCCGCGAGCACGAGGCCGAGCGCGAGCTCCTGGCCCGGATGATGCTCGCCGTCCCCGGCCTCGACACCCTCTCTCCGGAGGAGAGGGACAACTTTTGCCGGGAGGGGATGGACTATCTGCGCATCCGGGCGGAACACATCTGGAAGGAGAACGACGTGCTCTACGCCATGGGCCGCCAGGTGCTCTCCCCGGACGAAGGGGCCGGACTGGTGGACGCCTTCAACGCCATTGACCTCGCCGCCTACGGGAACCGGGCCAAGGAAAATTTCCTGGCCATGATCGAGGAGATGGAGAGCGTCGGAAAGATGCGCACGCGGCTGGTGGAAAACCTCACCCCGGACCAGCTGCACGGCATCCTGGAGACCCTGCCCTTCGAGGTCACCTTCGTGGACGCCGAGGACACGGTCGCCTACTTCAACAAGCTGGACAAGCCCAAGATATTCGCCCGGACCCGGTCCGTGGTCGGGCGCAAGGTGCAGAAATGCCACCCGCAGAAGTCCGTGGACACGGTGGAGAAGATCGTCGAGGGGTTCAAGGCGGGGACCCACGACAAGGCGGAATTCTGGATCGATATGGGCGAAGAGACCATCCTCATTCGCTATTTTCCGGTCTACGGGGACGACGGGACCTACCTCGGCGTCTGCGAGGTGACCCAGGAGGTGGGCTGGATCAGGCGGCTCCAGGGCCAGAAACGGCTGCTCGACTGGTAA